The sequence below is a genomic window from Nostoc flagelliforme CCNUN1.
CGATCAGCAGTACATTCAACAGCGTATTGACAACATCCTAAGAATGCTGGCAGGCGATACGAGCGTAGGTGGTACGACAACGAAAGATGAACTTGAAAAACAAGTTTATGACTGGCGCACCAATCCTTTTGAGCCACACCGCATCGCCAACTACCGCACTGTTGCCTATCAGAAAACGGTGGTGATGAAGTATCTGGACAACCTGATTGCCTGGGGCGATAATCTCTTCCGGCAAGACAGCATGGAAAGCATCAACGAGGCAACGCAATTGTACATCCTGGCAGCAGAAATCCTCGGTCCTCGTCCGCAGAAAATCCCACCCCGAGCGAAGCCACCAGTAGAAAGTTTCAACGAGTTGGAAACCAAGTTCGATGAGTTCTCGAATGCTTTGGTGCAAGTAGAAAACCTCGTCCCTGTGATGTCTGGCAATGGGCAAAACGGTACAGACCCAGCACCACTGCCAATGCTCTACTTCTGTATTCCGCAGAACGACAAAATGCTGGGGTATTGGGATACTGTAGCTGACCGCCTCTACAAGATCCGCCACTGCATGAACATCGAGGGTGTCGTGCGTCAACTGGCACTATTTGAGCCACCCATTGACCCCGCTGCATTGGTAAAAGCAGTTGCTGGCGGTGTCGATATCAGCAGTGCTTTAGCCGATTTGAATGCTCCACTGCCACTCTATCGCTTTAACGTCTTACTGCAAAAAGCCAACGAGGTCTGCAACGACGTGAAAGCTCTCGGCAATGCCTTGCTTTCCGCGTTGGAAAAGAAAGATGCTGAGGCAATGGGGCTGTTGCGTCAGAGCCAGGAAATCAAGCTACTGGAGGCGGTGAAAGCCTTGCGAGAGCAGCAAATCAATGAGGCGAAGGAGAATGCAGAGGGCATCCGTCGCTCAAGAAACACCATAGAGGAGAGAAAAAACTACTACAGGGATATCGAAAAGGTCAGTGGTTGGGAAAAAGCTTCTATGGTCACACATGGGCTTGGGATTATCTCAGAAGTGGTTGCAACCATATTGAATGCAACAGCAGGTACCGCTCATCTAATACCAGAAGTTACTGTTGGAGTCGAAGGCTTTGGAGGATCACCTGTTGCTACGGTGAAATATGGCGGAGACAACGTAGGCAAATCTGCATTCAATTGGGCTGCTTTCTTTAGTGGACTGGGGGGTACTTTGCACTCTGGAGCGAACCTAATGGCAACCCAAGCCAGCAATGAACGCCGATGGGAGGATTGGAAACTTCAAGAGCGCCTTGCTGAGAAAGAACTATTACAAATGGACAAGCAAATCGCTGCTGCCGAACTCCGCATCGCGATCGCCGAAAAAGAACTCGAAAACCATGTCATTCAAATTGAGAATGCCAAAACTATTGATGAGTTTATGCGATCAAAATACACCAACCAAGAACTATACCAATGGCAAATTGGGCAGATTTCCGGCGTATATTTCCAAAGCTACAGGCTAGCCTATGACTTAGCAAAACGGGCAGAGCGCTGCTTCCGTTTCGAGTTGGGCTTGCAGGACAGCAGCTACATCAACTTCGGCTACTGGGACAGCTTGAAAAAAGGTCTACTTTCCGGCGAAAAACTCCAATACGACCTGCGTCGTCTAGAAACAGCTTACCTAGAGCAAAACCGCCGAGAATTTGAACTCACCAAGCATATTTCGCTAACCTTGCTCGACCCACTGGCATTAATCAAACTACGCGAAACAGGTCGCTGCTTCATCAACTTGCAGGAGGAAATCTTCGACCTCGATTATCCCGGTCATTACTTCCGTCGCATCAAGTCGGTGAGTCTGACGCTGCCTTGTGTGGTGGGACCTTACACCACCATTTCTTGTACCTTGCGGTTGCTGAAAAACAGCATTCGCATCAATACCAAGAATGGTGACAATGGCTATCCCCGCAATACAGATGGGGATGGCTTGCCTGCCGATGACGATCGCTTTATCGAAAATAGTATCCCTGTGAAAGCGATCGCCGCCAGCAATGCCCAAAACGACAGTGGAATGTTTGAACTGAGCTTCCGGGACGAGCGCTACCTGCCTTTTGAAGGCGCAGGTGCAATCAGCGATTGGTCTATTGAATTGTTCAGCGATCTTCCTTCAAACAACCCAGACTCAACAAACCCCGACTTCGGCAAGCCACTGCGCCAATTCGATTATGGGACTATTTCTGATGCCATTTTGCATATCAAATACACCGCCAGAGAAGATGCAGGTGTGTTCAAGAACGGTGCGATCGCCCATCTTCGAGACTATTTCAGTCAAGATGGAGCAACACCATCTTTGCGAATGTTTAACCTGCGGCAGGAGTTCCCGACCCAGTGGCATCACTTTTTACATCCAACTAACCCAGCAGATGGGAATGTGTTGGAGCTGGATATGTCGCCCAACCTTTTCCCCATTCGGGATAAAGCAAAGACTTTGAAAGTCAATACAATCTGCCTGCTGGCACGTTGCACGGACACAGGAAGCTACGAAGTTACGATAGCGCCTCCCTTGCCTGCGCCATCACCACCAGATCAAGATCCGAACAAGATGACGCTCGCCCCTGCCAACCAATATGGTGGCTTGCATTTCAGTCAAAAAAACGGACTGGGCATTGAGGTAGTGCTAACAGCCCCACCGATCAAATGGCAGCTAAGAATGACCAGACCCGATGGTGAGATTATTGAGGTTGAGGATCTACTATTAGTGTTGGGATATGAATGGGAATAATGAATAGCACTTATACACAGCACGGAAGGGAGGCGAGATACTGAAAAAGGCAGTTAAACAAGCTGTATAGAATGCGATCGCTGGTGCAGACAAAGCCCCACTTACACGACTATTCAGTGCGAAACACAAGTTTTCAACTGAATGGGATCGATTCTTGCACCCAGTTGATTCAACAGCACTTAGCCAAAAATTAGAACTTGTTTGACACCGGAACGTTTCCCTTTCCAGTTGCGAGGCAAGAAGATTGAGATTAGTAAGGTCGAGCTTTTCCTCGACCTTAAGGATGGCGTGAAGCCTGGAACTAATAACACCTATACCGAATGCAGGTAATCGGTTGTGAACTTGGGTAATTCGTTTACTTCAGTAGACCAAGCAGCAGTAAACGCATCAATAGAAACTTGCCCCCATGTGGAAGATTCCAAGTCTTGGACTGGTAGGCGAGTTTCCTTCTGTGGACGAATCAGCAAAACTCTTGGTACAACTCCACCATCAGCGTCGTAGATACTATGCGTCGGAATTGACACAGCAGCATTACCAGACTTGGAGTTGATCATGAACCTTCCAAGATATTGAGTGGCGAACTCTAACATCTCGTTAGCAGTTCTGATGTTGTTTCTTTGGGTGCGTTCCACTTTCAAGTAATTGGTGACGCTACCTGTGGCAGGGTGGGTGTACACAGCTTCCTGACTCTCAATAGTAAACCGTTCAGCCCGTAAAGTTTCCACACCCATCTCATAGACCCCAGCCGCGATCGCTGCTTCAATCTGCTGACTTAGCAACAACTCAAAACGCTCGAAAATGATGTTTTGCATGTCGATGCGTAGAGCCAGCAGTCGATTGAGGAATTGCCGCAGGGGTGGGAGATCGATTTTCATGCCGCCTTCGTGAGAAGTGAGCGAGAGTCCAGTCATTTGCTCAAACTTTCCTAAAGGCACTTCATAAAATCGACCTTGGTATATTTGTCTGAATAACTCATACAGGGCGTGTTCTGCATAGTTCGACTCCAGATTATCCTTAGCCTCAAATATGCCATTGCCACCTGTTTGGCGTTGACCACGAGTAAGAGCGCCCAAGCTATCCAGCCGTCGAGCAATAGTGCTGATGAATCG
It includes:
- a CDS encoding strawberry notch C-terminal domain-containing protein; this encodes MFRPVTTNVIGERRFISTIARRLDSLGALTRGQRQTGGNGIFEAKDNLESNYAEHALYELFRQIYQGRFYEVPLGKFEQMTGLSLTSHEGGMKIDLPPLRQFLNRLLALRIDMQNIIFERFELLLSQQIEAAIAAGVYEMGVETLRAERFTIESQEAVYTHPATGSVTNYLKVERTQRNNIRTANEMLEFATQYLGRFMINSKSGNAAVSIPTHSIYDADGGVVPRVLLIRPQKETRLPVQDLESSTWGQVSIDAFTAAWSTEVNELPKFTTDYLHSV